The proteins below are encoded in one region of Hordeum vulgare subsp. vulgare chromosome 3H, MorexV3_pseudomolecules_assembly, whole genome shotgun sequence:
- the LOC123443424 gene encoding transcription factor Pur-alpha 1: MDGGGGVGGGMGPVGGGVGGMVGPVGGGGGGGGSDVELVSKTLQFEHKLFYFDLKENPRGRYLKISEKTSTTRSTIIVPIAGVAWFLDLFDYYIRTDERDVFSKELRLDTKVFYFDIGENKRGRYLKVSEASVNRNRSTIIVPAGSSGEEGWEAFRNVLLEINDEASRLYVLPNHPSQQHLEPPERLPGLSDDVGAGFIAGHGSQSASVPEVDVDGPPIEEFSGMGLSKVIRADQKRFFFDLGSNNRGHYLRISEVAGADRSSIILPLSGLKQFHEMVGHFVDIMKDRLEGMTGANVRTVEPSQR, encoded by the exons ATGGACGGTGGCGGAGGCGTAGGAGGAGGTATGGGACCCGTCGGCGGCGGGGTGGGAGGCATGGTGGGacccgtcggcggcggcggcggcggcggcgggagcgaCGTCGAGCTTGTCAGCAAAACACTGCAGTTCGAGCACAAGCTCTTCTACTTCGATCTGAAGGAGAACCCGCGGGGGAGGTacctcaagatctccgagaagacGTCCACCACGCGCTCCACCATCATCGTGCCCATCGCTGGCGTCGCCTGGTTCCTCGACCTCTTCGACTATTACATCCGCACCGACGAGCGCGATGTCTTCAGCAAGGAGCTACGCCTCGACACCAAG GTGTTCTACTTCGATATTGGGGAGAACAAGAGAGGCCGTTACCTTAAG GTTTCGGAGGCATCTGTCAATAGAAACCGTAGCACGATAATTGTTCCGGCTGGTAGCTCTGGCGAAGAAGGTTGGGAAGCATTTAGGAATGTACTGTTAGAAATCAATGACGAAGCTTCCCGACTCTACGTTCTTCCAAATCATCCAAGTCAG CAACACCTGGAACCTCCAGAGCGCCTTCCTGGCCTTTCTGACGATGTTGGTGCTGGATTTATAGCTGGGCATGGCAGCCAATCTGCATCTGTACCAGAGGTAGACGTTGATGGGCCTCCTATTGAAGAATTTAGTGGCATGGGGCTGTCTAAGGTGATTAGGGCAGATCAAAAAAGGTTTTTCTTTGACCTGGGCAGCAACAACAGGGGTCATTATTTGAGGATTTCCGAG GTTGCTGGAGCTGATCGTTCGTCGATAATCTTGCCGCTTTCTGGTTTGAAGCAGTTCCATGAGATGGTGGGACACTTTGTAGATATAATGAAGGACAGACTTGAAGGAATGACGGGCGCGAACGTGCGCACAGTCGAGCCCAGCCAGAGATGA
- the LOC123443425 gene encoding uncharacterized oxidoreductase At4g09670-like — protein sequence MEMVLAAANCAGAFSFNNPKKLLKSRRSSLQMPACRSGPDAPLAMSSAAAPEEPRPVRLGIMGCGSIARKVARSMLLVPAADVAAVASRSEGKARLFAADNGLRSGTRIHGSYEALLDDPDIDAVYMPLPTSLHVKWATAAAERGKHLLLEKPTAPCAADLERILAACEANGVQFMDSTMWMHHPRTAKMRQLVADQDTIGDVRFINTMVSFLANEDFLQNDIRVKPDLDGLGVLGDIGWYCIRGILWAVDYELPKNVVALRHPVKNQAGVLLACGASLYWADGKVATFHCSFLTNLTMDLTVVGTNGTIHVTDLVIPYEEKSAPFSVASKTNFAELSTGWDPHPSKHVVTTDLPQEGLMVQEFCRLVQSIRDAGAKPEGKWPGITRKTQIVVDAVKTSIDNGFESVVVAS from the exons ATGGAGATGGTTTTGGCCGCAGCTAACTGTGCCGGTGCCTTCTCGTTCAACAACCCCAAAAAGCTCCTCAAATCGCGTCGATCCTCGCTCCAAATGCCGGCGTGCAGATCGGGCCCCGACGCGCCGCTCGCCATGTCGTCCGCCGCCGCACCGGAGGAGCCGCGCCCGGTGCGCCTGGGCATCATGGGCTGCGGCTCCATCGCGCGCAAGGTCGCGCGCTCAATGCTGctcgtccccgccgccgacgtggCCGCCGTGGCCAGCCGCTCCGAGGGGAAGGCGCGCCTCTTCGCCGCCGACAACGGCCTCCGGAGCGGCACGCGCATCCACGGCTCATACGAGGCGCTCCTCGACGACCCGGACATCGACGCCGTGTACATGCCGCTCCCCACCAGCCTCCACGTCAAAtgggccaccgccgccgccgagcgAGGCAAGCACCTGCTCCTCGAGAAGCCCACCGCGCCCTGCGCCGCCGACCTCGAGCGCATCCTCGCCGCCTGCGAGGCCAACGGCGTCCAGTTCATGGACTCCACCATgtggatgcaccacccccgcactGCCAAGATGCGTCAGCTCGTCGCCGATCAGGACACCATCGGAGACGTCAGATTT ATAAACACCATGGTCAGCTTTCTAGCAAACGAAGATTTCCTCCAGAATGACATCAGGGTAAAGCCGGACCTTGATGGCCTGGGTGTGCTGGGTGATATCGGGTGGTACTGCATCCGTGGAATCCTGTGGGCTGTTGACTATGAGCTGCCCAAGAATGTGGTTGCTCTCCGTCACCCTGTCAAAAACCAAGCTGGCGTTCTGCTTGCTTGCGGCGCGTCGCTCTACTGGGCCGACGGCAAGGTCGCCACCTTCCACTGTTCTTTCCTTACCAACCTGACCATGGACCTCACCGTCGTCGGCACCAATGGTACTATTCATGTCACCGACTTGGTCATTCCGTACGAAGAGAAGTCTGCTCCGTTCAGCGTCGCCTCCAAGACAAACTTCGCCGAACTCTCAACTGGATGGGATCCACATCCGAGCAAGCATGTTGTCACGACGGACCTACCCCAGGAGGGGCTCATGGTCCAGGAGTTCTGTAGGCTGGTGCAGAGCATCAGAGATGCGGGTGCCAAGCCTGAGGGGAAGTGGCCGGGCATCACCCGAAAGACACAGATTGTCGTGGATGCAGTGAAGACTTCTATTGACAACGGATTTGAGTCGGTCGTTGTTGCCAGCTAA